From Terriglobales bacterium, the proteins below share one genomic window:
- a CDS encoding helix-turn-helix transcriptional regulator yields MNIGETIRNFRLQKGMSQGDIEKRTGLLRCYLSRVENGHTIPSLDTLAKIAGAMEMPLAHFFAEHVNDNGHAKNIPQLSEDEVRFLTQIRRYSSSLNDSDRKLVLAMVKKMAASGGR; encoded by the coding sequence ATGAATATCGGCGAAACCATTCGGAATTTTCGCTTGCAAAAAGGGATGTCGCAGGGCGACATCGAGAAGCGCACCGGGCTGCTGCGCTGCTACCTTTCCCGGGTGGAGAACGGTCACACCATCCCCTCGCTGGACACGCTGGCCAAGATTGCCGGGGCCATGGAGATGCCGCTGGCCCACTTCTTCGCCGAGCACGTCAACGACAACGGGCACGCCAAGAACATCCCCCAATTGAGCGAGGACGAGGTCCGCTTCCTCACCCAGATCCGGCGGTATTCCTCCAGCCTCAACGACAGCGACCGCAAGCTGGTGCTGGCCATGGTGAAGAAGATGGCCGCCAGCGGCGGGCGCTAG